One window of Alteriqipengyuania lutimaris genomic DNA carries:
- a CDS encoding electron transfer flavoprotein subunit alpha/FixB family protein — protein sequence MKTLVLVEHDNSEVADATLATVTAASKLGDVDLLVAGADCKGVADAAAKIVGVGTVYCADDAAYKDMLAENVAPLVVKLMDGHDAFVAPATTTGKNIAPRVAALLDVMQVSDILSVEGDKTFTRPIYAGNAIATVESTDDKLVLTVRGTAFDKAEPEGGSGTVESVDAAEAAGTSEFVNRELAKSDRPELTSASVVVSGGRALKDAETFEEFITPLADKLGAAIGASRAAVDAGYVPNDYQVGQTGKIVAPEAYFAIGISGAIQHLAGMKDSKVIVAINKDEDAPIFQVADIGLVADLFKAVPELTEKL from the coding sequence ATGAAAACTCTGGTTCTGGTTGAACACGACAACAGCGAGGTGGCCGACGCCACTCTCGCCACGGTGACCGCCGCATCGAAGCTCGGCGACGTCGACCTTCTCGTCGCGGGTGCGGACTGCAAGGGCGTGGCCGATGCCGCCGCCAAGATCGTCGGCGTCGGCACGGTCTACTGCGCCGATGACGCGGCCTACAAGGACATGCTGGCAGAAAACGTGGCCCCGCTGGTGGTCAAGCTGATGGACGGGCACGATGCGTTCGTGGCCCCCGCCACCACCACCGGCAAGAACATCGCCCCGCGCGTCGCCGCGCTGCTCGACGTGATGCAGGTGTCCGACATCCTGTCGGTCGAAGGCGACAAGACCTTCACCCGCCCGATCTATGCCGGCAACGCCATCGCGACGGTCGAAAGCACCGACGACAAGCTCGTGCTCACGGTCCGCGGTACGGCCTTCGACAAGGCCGAGCCCGAAGGCGGGAGCGGCACGGTGGAATCGGTCGATGCGGCCGAGGCTGCGGGCACGTCCGAATTCGTGAACCGCGAACTGGCCAAGAGCGACCGCCCCGAACTGACCAGCGCGAGCGTGGTCGTGTCGGGTGGTCGCGCGCTCAAGGACGCCGAGACCTTCGAGGAATTTATCACGCCGCTGGCCGACAAGCTGGGCGCCGCCATCGGCGCGAGCCGCGCGGCGGTCGATGCGGGCTATGTCCCCAACGACTACCAGGTCGGCCAGACCGGCAAAATCGTCGCTCCCGAAGCTTATTTCGCGATCGGTATCTCTGGCGCGATCCAGCATCTGGCCGGCATGAAGGACTCCAAGGTCATCGTCGCCATCAACAAGGACGAGGATGCACCGATCTTCCAGGTCGCGGACATCGGCCTGGTCGCGGACCTGTTCAAGGCCGTGCCCGAACTGACCGAGAAGCTTTGA
- a CDS encoding electron transfer flavoprotein subunit beta/FixA family protein, translated as MKILVPVKRVIDYNVKPRVKADGSGVDLANVKMSMNPFDEIAVEEAIRIKEAGNAEEIVAVSIGPAKAQETLRTALAMGADRAILVETDDDLEPLAVAKILKAIVDDEQPGLVLLGKQSISDDSNQTGQMLAALLDRPQGTFANTITLEGDTVTVKREIDGGLETVKLTLPAIVTTDLRLNEPRYASLPNIMKAKKKPLDTKTPGDFGVDVAPRLKTHKVAEPPVRQAGEKVEDVDALVTKIKALGIA; from the coding sequence ATGAAGATACTCGTCCCCGTCAAGCGGGTGATCGATTACAACGTCAAGCCGCGGGTAAAAGCCGACGGCTCCGGCGTCGACCTTGCCAACGTCAAGATGAGCATGAACCCGTTCGACGAGATCGCGGTCGAGGAAGCGATCCGGATCAAGGAAGCGGGCAACGCCGAAGAGATCGTCGCGGTCTCGATCGGCCCGGCAAAGGCGCAGGAAACGCTGCGGACCGCGCTTGCAATGGGCGCCGACCGCGCCATCCTCGTCGAAACCGATGATGATCTGGAGCCGCTTGCGGTGGCCAAGATTCTCAAGGCGATCGTGGACGACGAACAGCCGGGTCTCGTGCTGCTCGGCAAGCAGTCGATTTCCGACGACAGCAACCAGACGGGCCAGATGCTCGCCGCGCTGCTCGACCGGCCGCAGGGCACCTTCGCCAACACGATCACCCTCGAAGGCGACACGGTCACCGTGAAGCGCGAGATCGACGGCGGTCTCGAGACGGTCAAGCTGACGCTGCCCGCCATCGTCACCACCGACCTTCGCCTGAACGAGCCGCGCTATGCGTCGCTACCCAACATCATGAAGGCCAAGAAGAAGCCGCTCGACACCAAGACGCCGGGCGATTTCGGAGTCGATGTCGCGCCACGTCTCAAGACCCACAAGGTCGCCGAACCGCCGGTCCGCCAGGCGGGCGAGAAGGTCGAGGATGTCGATGCGCTGGTCACCAAGATCAAGGCGCTGGGCATCGCGTAA
- a CDS encoding exopolysaccharide biosynthesis protein: MADTPKNVCGILDRLTEIGDGQDQVSIGDIVSAFGTRTYGPVLLVPALVGVSPVGGIPVVPTILAATLLLIAVQLVFGKETLWLPGILKNRSVEGEKLANAAEDMEKVGKWMDKLFHGRLRMFTGPTAARIAAGVIALLCLAVPPLELVPFAVALPMAVIAAFGIALTVRDGLLMLVAFLGSGVAFYILVTQVLLGSGGGGGGGMF; this comes from the coding sequence ATGGCCGATACGCCCAAGAACGTCTGCGGGATCCTCGACCGCCTCACCGAGATCGGTGACGGCCAGGATCAGGTGTCTATCGGCGATATCGTGAGCGCGTTCGGCACGCGCACCTATGGACCGGTTCTGCTGGTTCCCGCGCTCGTTGGAGTCTCTCCGGTCGGCGGTATCCCCGTCGTGCCCACCATCCTTGCCGCCACACTCCTCCTGATCGCGGTGCAACTGGTGTTCGGCAAGGAAACCCTGTGGCTTCCCGGCATCCTCAAGAACCGCTCGGTCGAAGGCGAAAAGCTCGCCAACGCGGCCGAGGATATGGAGAAGGTCGGCAAGTGGATGGACAAGCTGTTCCACGGCCGGCTCAGGATGTTCACCGGTCCGACCGCGGCCCGGATTGCTGCTGGGGTGATCGCGCTGCTGTGCCTTGCAGTGCCCCCGCTCGAACTGGTGCCCTTCGCGGTGGCGCTGCCGATGGCGGTGATCGCGGCGTTCGGTATTGCGCTGACCGTGCGCGACGGGCTGCTGATGCTCGTCGCCTTCCTCGGCAGCGGCGTCGCCTTCTACATCCTGGTCACCCAGGTGCTGCTGGGCAGCGGCGGGGGTGGCGGCGGCGGGATGTTCTAG